A region of Arabidopsis thaliana chromosome 5, partial sequence DNA encodes the following proteins:
- the VAR1 gene encoding FtsH extracellular protease family (VARIEGATED 1 (VAR1); FUNCTIONS IN: metallopeptidase activity, ATP-dependent peptidase activity, ATPase activity; INVOLVED IN: photoinhibition, PSII associated light-harvesting complex II catabolic process, protein catabolic process; LOCATED IN: thylakoid, chloroplast thylakoid membrane, chloroplast, chloroplast envelope; EXPRESSED IN: 24 plant structures; EXPRESSED DURING: 13 growth stages; CONTAINS InterPro DOMAIN/s: Peptidase M41, FtsH (InterPro:IPR005936), ATPase, AAA-type, core (InterPro:IPR003959), ATPase, AAA+ type, core (InterPro:IPR003593), ATPase, AAA-type, conserved site (InterPro:IPR003960), Peptidase M41 (InterPro:IPR000642); BEST Arabidopsis thaliana protein match is: FTSH protease 1 (TAIR:AT1G50250.1); Has 30201 Blast hits to 17322 proteins in 780 species: Archae - 12; Bacteria - 1396; Metazoa - 17338; Fungi - 3422; Plants - 5037; Viruses - 0; Other Eukaryotes - 2996 (source: NCBI BLink).), whose translation MATTSSNPLLLSSNFLGSQIIISAPTPKTTTKSLPFSVISRKRYQISQSEKLMKSLPSQAALAALLFSSSSPQALAVNEPVQPPAPTITAEAQSPNLSTFGQNVLMTAPNPQAQSSDLPDGTQWRYSEFLNAVKKGKVERVKFSKDGSVLQLTAVDNRRATVIVPNDPDLIDILAMNGVDISVSEGEGGNGLFDFIGNLLFPLLAFGGLFYLFRGGQGGAGGPGGLGGPMDFGRSKSKFQEVPETGVTFGDVAGADQAKLELQEVVDFLKNPDKYTALGAKIPKGCLLVGPPGTGKTLLARAVAGEAGVPFFSCAASEFVELFVGVGASRVRDLFEKAKSKAPCIVFIDEIDAVGRQRGAGMGGGNDEREQTINQLLTEMDGFSGNSGVIVLAATNRPDVLDSALLRPGRFDRQVTVDRPDVAGRVQILKVHSRGKAIGKDVDYEKVARRTPGFTGADLQNLMNEAAILAARRELKEISKDEISDALERIIAGPEKKNAVVSEEKKRLVAYHEAGHALVGALMPEYDPVAKISIIPRGQAGGLTFFAPSEERLESGLYSRSYLENQMAVALGGRVAEEVIFGDENVTTGASNDFMQVSRVARQMVERFGFSKKIGQVAVGGAGGNPFLGQSMSSQKDYSMATADVVDAEVRELVEKAYVRAKEIITTQIDILHKLAQLLIEKETVDGEEFMSLFIDGQAELYVS comes from the exons ATGGCGACCACATCATCAAACCCATTACTACTTTCTTCAAATTTCCTCGGTTCTCAAATTATAATCTCAGCTCCAACACCAAAAACCACCACAAAGTCTCTTCCTTTCTCAGTAATCTCTCGAAAAAGATACCAAATTTCTCAATCGGAGAAGCTAATGAAATCGTTACCATCACAAGCTGCGTTAGCAGCTCTGTTgttctcatcttcatctccacAAGCTTTAGCAGTTAACGAACCAGTTCAACCACCAGCACCAACCATTACTGCTGAAGCTCAATCACCAAATCTGTCGACTTTTGGTCAAAACGTTTTGATGACAGCACCGAATCCACAAGCTCAATCATCAGATCTTCCTGATGGAACACAATGGCGATACAGTGAGTTTCTAAATGCTGTGAAGAAAGGTAAAGTTGAGAGAGTGAAGTTTAGTAAAGATGGTTCTGTTCTTCAGTTAACAGCTGTTGATAATCGTCGTGCTACTGTTATTGTTCCTAATGATCCTGATTTGATTGATATCTTGGCGATGAATGGTGTTGATATATCTGTTTCTGAAGGAGAAGGTGGAAATGGGTTGTTTGATTTCATTGGTAATTTGCTTTTTCCTTTGTTGGCTTTTGGAGGGTTGTTTTATCTCTTTAGAGGAGGTCAAGGAGGTGCTGGTGGTCCTGGAGGTTTAGGAGGTCCTATGGATTTCGGAAGATCGAAATCGAAGTTTCAGGAAGTGCCTGAAACCGGTGTGACATTTGGTGATGTTGCTGGAGCTGATCAAGCTAAGCTTGAGTTACAAGAAGTTGTTGATTTCTTGAAGAATCCTGATAAGTATACTGCGTTAGGTGCTAAGATTCCTAAAGGTTGTTTGTTGGTTGGTCCACCGGGTACGGGGAAGACGCTTTTGGCTAGAGCTGTGGCTGGAGAAGCTGGAGTGCCGTTCTTTTCGTGTGCTGCTTCGGAGTTTGTTGAGCTTTTTGTTGGTGTGGGTGCTTCTAGAGTTAGGGATTTATTTGAGAAGGCGAAATCGAAAGCTCCTTGTATTGTGTTTATTGATGAGATTGATGCTGTTGGTAGACAAAGAGGAGCTGGGATGGGTGGTGGAAATGATGAGAGGGAACAGACTATTAATCAGCTTTTGACTGAGATGGATGGGTTTTCTGGTAACTCTGGTGTCATTGTGTTGGCTGCCACTAATAGACCGGATGTTCTTGACTCCGCGTTGCTGAGACCTGGTAGATTTGACCGGCAAGTCACAGTGGATAGGCCTGATGTAGCCGGAAGAGTTCAGATCCTTaag GTGCATTCTAGAGGAAAAGCTATTGGGAAGGATGTTGATTACGAAAAAGTTGCGAGGAGAACTCCGGGTTTCACTGGTGCTGATTTGCAGAACCTGATGAATGAAGCTGCGATTCTTGCTGCTAGACGTGAGCTTAAGGAGATAAGCAAGGATGAAATATCTGATGCTCTTGAGAGGATCATTGCTGGACCTGAAAAGAAGAACGCTGTTGTCtctgaggagaagaaaagactTGTTGCTTACCATG AGGCTGGGCATGCTTTAGTTGGTGCACTTATGCCGGAGTATGATCCAGTGGCCAAGATATCGATTATTCCACGTGGCCAAGCTGGTGGGCTCACCTTTTTCGCTCCTAGCGAAGAGAGGCTAGAGTCCGGATTGTATAGCAGAAGCTACCTTGAGAACCAAATGGCTGTTGCACTTGGTGGAAG GGTTGCAGAAGAGGTGATCTTTGGAGACGAGAATGTGACAACCGGAGCATCAAATGATTTCATGCAAGTGTCGCGGGTGGCTCGCCAAATGGTTGAGAGATTCGGGTTCAGCAAAAAGATTGGACAAGTTGCAGTTGGTGGAGCAGGAGGAAACCCTTTCTTGGGTCAAAGT ATGTCATCGCAGAAGGATTACTCGATGGCAACAGCGGATGTGGTTGATGCGGAAGTGAGAGAGCTCGTTGAGAAGGCGTACGTGAGAGCGAAAGAGATCATAACAACACAAATTGATATCCTACACAAGCTTGCACAGCTCCTTATTGAGAAAGAAACTGTGGATGGAGAAGAGTTCATGAGTCTTTTCATTGACGGACAAGCCGAGTTATATGTTTCTTAA
- the LCR57 gene encoding low-molecular-weight cysteine-rich 57 (low-molecular-weight cysteine-rich 57 (LCR57); LOCATED IN: endomembrane system; BEST Arabidopsis thaliana protein match is: low-molecular-weight cysteine-rich 58 (TAIR:AT5G38317.1); Has 45 Blast hits to 45 proteins in 11 species: Archae - 0; Bacteria - 0; Metazoa - 7; Fungi - 0; Plants - 36; Viruses - 0; Other Eukaryotes - 2 (source: NCBI BLink).) gives MERTSTSLLFLLSLLIIFASAVNQIRAQTCDENLSSCENCDQRCKAKHGPSSVSKCNGPDGTCGCASFKPAKLCIGATDMCTDKCPTSCCDRQCAIKYKNGKGGCVDYAGYRMCICEYTC, from the exons ATGGAGAGGACAAGTACTTCACTTCTATTCCTGCTTAGCTTACTTATCATATTTGCCTCAG CTGTGAATCAGATAAGAGCACAGACATGTGACGAGAACCTAAGCTCTTGTGAAAATTGCGACCAAAGGTGCAAGGCCAAACACGGACCATCGTCCGTAAGCAAATGTAACGGTCCGGATGGGACGTGCGGATGTGCCTCATTTAAACCAGCCAAACTGTGCATCGGTGCGACTGATATGTGCACTGATAAATGTCCTACAAGTTGTTGTGATAGACAATGCGctataaaatataagaatGGAAAAGGGGGTTGTGTCGACTATGCTGGTTATAGGATGTGCATTTGCGAGTACACTTGCTAA
- the scpl42 gene encoding serine carboxypeptidase-like 42 (serine carboxypeptidase-like 42 (scpl42); FUNCTIONS IN: serine-type carboxypeptidase activity; INVOLVED IN: proteolysis; LOCATED IN: cell wall; EXPRESSED IN: 23 plant structures; EXPRESSED DURING: 13 growth stages; CONTAINS InterPro DOMAIN/s: Peptidase S10, serine carboxypeptidase (InterPro:IPR001563), Peptidase S10, serine carboxypeptidase, active site (InterPro:IPR018202); BEST Arabidopsis thaliana protein match is: serine carboxypeptidase-like 41 (TAIR:AT5G42230.1); Has 1807 Blast hits to 1807 proteins in 277 species: Archae - 0; Bacteria - 0; Metazoa - 736; Fungi - 347; Plants - 385; Viruses - 0; Other Eukaryotes - 339 (source: NCBI BLink).), translating into MASVSWRAVAVAMVVVLLSLQWFAKGYPEEDLVVRLPGQPTVGFKQYAGYVDVDVKAGRSLFYYYVEAVKQPDSKPLTLWLNGGPGCSSIGGGAFTELGPFYPTGDGRGLRVNSMSWNKASHLLFVESPAGVGWSYSNKSSDYNTGDKSTANDMLVFLLRWFEKFPKLKSRDLFLTGESYAGHYIPQLADAILSYNSHSSGFKFNIKGVAIGNPLLKLDRDSPATYEFFWSHGMISDELKLTITSQCDFDDYTFASPHNVSTACNEAISETENIITEYVNNYDVLLDVCYPSIVQQELRLKKMATKMSMGVDVCMTYERRFYFNLPEVQKALHANRTHLPYSWSMCSGVLNYSDIDGNIDMLPILKRIILNKTPIWIFSGDQDSVVPFGGSRTLVRELAQDLNFKTTVPYGAWFHKSQVGGWAIEYGKLLTFATVRGAAHMVPYAQPSRALHLFSSFVSGRRLPNNTHSSTDE; encoded by the exons TGTGGCTGTAGctatggtggtggtgttgcTGTCATTGCAGTGGTTTGCAAAAGGGTACCCGGAAGAAGATTTGGTGGTGAGGCTGCCAGGTCAACCAACTGTTGGGTTCAAACAATACGCAGGTTATGTCGATGTCGATGTGAAAGCTGGTCGGAGTCTGTTCTATTACTATGTGGAGGCTGTGAAACAACCTGACTCAAAGCCATTGACCCTTTGGCTCAATGGAG GTCCAGGTTGTTCTTCAATTGGTGGAGGAGCTTTCACTGAGTTGGGTCCATTTTACCCCACTGGCGATGGCCGTGGCCTTCGTGTTAACTCCATGTCTTGGAAcaaag CGTCGCACCTGCTTTTTGTGGAGTCACCTGCTGGAGTAGGATGGTCTTACTCTAATAAAAGCTCTGATTACAACACCGGGGATAAGTCTACTG CAAACGATATGCTTGTGTTCTTGTTGAGATGGTTTGAGAAGTTCCCAAAGTTGAAGTCTCGGGATCTCTTTCTTACTGGCGAAAGCTATGCAG gacATTACATACCTCAACTGGCTGATGCGATTCTCAGCTACAATTCACACTCAAGTGGATTCAAATTCAACATCAAAGGCGTTGCT ATTGGGAATCCACTTCTGAAGCTTGACAGAGACAGTCCAGCTACCTACGAGTTCTTCTGGTCGCATGGCATGATCTCTGATGAACTAAAACTCACAATCACGAGTCAATGTGACTTTGATGATTACACATTTGCTAGCCCCCATAACGTAAGCACGGCCTGCAATGAAGCTATTAGTGAAACTGAAAACATTATCACTGAGTATGTCAACAACTATGATGTTCTCCTCGATGTATGTTATCCGTCTATCGTCCAGCAAGAGCTGAGGCTCAAGAAAATG GCTACTAAAATGAGCATGGGAGTGGATGTGTGTATGACCTATGAAAGACGGTTCTACTTTAATCTTCCAGAGGTACAAAAGGCGCTTCATGCGAACCGTACTCATCTGCCTTATTCATGGTCAATGTGCAGCGG CGTGTTAAACTACTCTGATATCGATGGGAACATCGACATGCTTCCGATTCTGAAGAGAATTATACTGAACAAAACTCCTATTTGGATCTTCAG TGGAGATCAAGATTCTGTAGTTCCATTCGGGGGTTCAAGAACTCTCGTAAGAGAACTTGCTCAAGATCTCAACTTCAAGACAACAGTTCCCTATGGAGCCTGGTTCCACAAAAGCCAG GTTGGAGGCTGGGCCATAGAGTATGGAAAACTACTGACGTTTGCAACGGTGAGAGGAGCGGCTCATATGGTACCGTATGCACAGCCCTCACGAGCTCTACATTTGTTCAGTAGCTTTGTAAGTGGCCGGAGATTACCCAACAACACACATTCTTCTACTGATGAATGA
- a CDS encoding Zinc-binding alcohol dehydrogenase family protein (Zinc-binding alcohol dehydrogenase family protein; FUNCTIONS IN: oxidoreductase activity, zinc ion binding; INVOLVED IN: oxidation reduction; EXPRESSED IN: 11 plant structures; EXPRESSED DURING: 6 growth stages; CONTAINS InterPro DOMAIN/s: GroES-like (InterPro:IPR011032), Alcohol dehydrogenase GroES-like (InterPro:IPR013154), Alcohol dehydrogenase, zinc-containing, conserved site (InterPro:IPR002328), Alcohol dehydrogenase, C-terminal (InterPro:IPR013149), Alcohol dehydrogenase superfamily, zinc-containing (InterPro:IPR002085); BEST Arabidopsis thaliana protein match is: GroES-like zinc-binding dehydrogenase family protein (TAIR:AT4G22110.2); Has 1807 Blast hits to 1807 proteins in 277 species: Archae - 0; Bacteria - 0; Metazoa - 736; Fungi - 347; Plants - 385; Viruses - 0; Other Eukaryotes - 339 (source: NCBI BLink).), translating into MENGNSSSDNKSSHKPIRCKAAVSRKAGEPLVMEEIMVAPPQPFEVRIRIICTALCHSDVTFWKLQVPPACFPRILGHEAIGVVESVGENVKEVVEGDTVLPTFMPDCGDCVDCKSHKSNLCSKFPFKVSPWMPRYDNSSRFTDLNGETLFHFLNVSSFSEYTVLDVANVVKIDSSIPPSRACLLSCGVSTGVGAAWETAKVEKGSTVVIFGLGSIGLAVAEGARLCGASRIIGVDINPTKFQVGQKFGVTEFVNSMTCEKNRVSEVINEMTDGGADYCFECVGSSSLVQEAYACCRQGWGKTITLGVDKPGSQICLDSFDVLHHGKILMGSLFGGLKAKTHIPILLKRYLSNELELDKFVTHEMKFEEINDAFQLLLEGKCIRCVLWMG; encoded by the exons atggAAAACGGAAACTCCTCCAGCGACAACAAATCTTCACATAAACCGATCCGATGCAAAG CGGCGGTTAGTAGGAAGGCTGGAGAGCCGTTGGTGATGGAAGAAATCATGGTGGCGCCGCCGCAGCCTTTCGAGGTTCGGATTCGAATCATCTGCACCGCGTTATGTCACAGTGACGTCACTTTCTGGAAACTCCAA GTTCCTCCAGCCTGCTTTCCGAGGATACTAGGCCACGAGGCAATAGG CGTAGTGGAAAGTGTTGGTGAAAATGTGAAGGAAGTGGTAGAAGGAGACACCGTACTACCAACGTTCATGCCTGACTGTGGTGACTGTGTTGATTGCAAATCTCACAAAAGCAACTTATGTAGCAAATTTCCTTTCAAGGTATCCCCTTGGATGCCAAGATACGATAATTCCAGCAGATTCACCGACCTCAATGGCGAAActctctttcatttcttgAACGTCTCCAGCTTCAGCGAATACACGGTTCTTGATGTCGCTAACGTTGTTAAGATTGATTCTTCGATTCCTCCTAGTCGTGCTTGCCTCCTAAGCTGCGGAGTCTCCACCG GTGTTGGTGCTGCTTGGGAGACCGCCAAAGTTGAAAAAGGATCAACCGTTGTGATTTTCGGACTTGGTTCTATCGGATTAGCG GTTGCAGAGGGTGCGAGACTTTGTGGTGCCTCTAGAATCATTGGTGTGGATATAAACCCTACCAAATTCCAAGTTG GCCAGAAATTTGGAGTTACCGAGTTTGTAAACTCTATGACATGTGAGAAAAACCGTGTTAGCGAG gTGATCAATGAGATGACTGATGGGGGAGCGGACTATTGCTTCGAATGTGTTGGAAGTAGTTCTTTGGTTCAAGAAGCTTATGCTTGCTGTAGACAG GGATGGGGAAAGACAATAACTTTAGGGGTGGACAAGCCGGGTTCACAAATATGTTTAGATTCGTTTGATGTTCTTCACCATGGGAAGATTCTGATGGGTTCGTTGTTTGGAGGTTTAAAGGCTAAAACACACATTCCAATTCTTCTTAAACGCTACTTGAGCAATGAACTTGAATTGGATAAGTTTGTGACACATGAGATGAAATTCGAGGAGATCAACGACGCATTCCAGCTACTTCTTGAAGGGAAATGCATCAGGTGTGTCTTATGGATGGGCTAA
- the BGLU12 gene encoding beta glucosidase 12 (beta glucosidase 12 (BGLU12); FUNCTIONS IN: cation binding, hydrolase activity, hydrolyzing O-glycosyl compounds, catalytic activity; INVOLVED IN: carbohydrate metabolic process; LOCATED IN: endomembrane system; EXPRESSED IN: male gametophyte, pollen tube; EXPRESSED DURING: L mature pollen stage, M germinated pollen stage; CONTAINS InterPro DOMAIN/s: Glycoside hydrolase, family 1 (InterPro:IPR001360), Glycoside hydrolase, family 1, active site (InterPro:IPR018120), Glycoside hydrolase, catalytic core (InterPro:IPR017853), Glycoside hydrolase, subgroup, catalytic core (InterPro:IPR013781); BEST Arabidopsis thaliana protein match is: beta glucosidase 13 (TAIR:AT5G44640.1); Has 1807 Blast hits to 1807 proteins in 277 species: Archae - 0; Bacteria - 0; Metazoa - 736; Fungi - 347; Plants - 385; Viruses - 0; Other Eukaryotes - 339 (source: NCBI BLink).) — translation MRTIYLSLLVFIIVLALNEVMAKKHSSTPKLRRSDFPEDFIFGAATSAYQVEGAAHEDGRGPSIWDTFSEKYPEKIKDGSNGSIASDSYHLYKEDVGLLHQIGFDAYRFSISWSRILPRENLKGGINQAGIDYYNNLINELLSKGIKPFATIFHWDTPQSLEDAYGGFLGAEIVNDFRDYADICFKNFGDRVKHWMTLNEPLTVVQQGYVAGVMAPGRCSKFTNPNCTAGNGATEPYIVGHNLILAHGEAVKVYREKYKASQKGQVGIALNAGWNLPYSESAEDRLAAARAMAFTFDYFMEPLVTGKYPIDMVNYVKGGRLPTFTAKQSKMLKGSYDFIGRNYYSSSYAKDVPCSSENVTLFSDPCASVTGEREGVPIGPKAASDWLLIYPKGIRDLLLYAKYKFKDPVMYITENGRDEASTGKIDLKDSERIDYYAQHLKMVQDAISIGANVKGFFAWSLLDNFEWATGYAVRFGLVYVDFNGGRKRYPKKSAKWFKKLLNEKKKN, via the coding sequence atgAGAactatatatctttctttgcTAGTGTTTATTATTGTCTTGGCTTTGAATGAAGTTATGGCCAAGAAACACTCCTCAACACCTAAATTAAGAAGAAGTGATTTTCcagaagattttatttttggagcTGCAACGTCAGCTTACCAAGTCGAAGGAGCTGCCCATGAAGATGGTAGAGGTCCAAGTATTTGGGATACATTCTCTGAGAAATATCCGGAGAAGATAAAAGATGGTAGCAATGGATCTATTGCAAGTGATTCTTACCATCTTTACAAGGAAGATGTGGGTTTACTACATCAAATTGGTTTCGATGCCTATAGATTCTCCATCTCGTGGTCGAGGATCTTGCCACGTGAGAATCTAAAAGGAGGAATCAACCAAGCTGGTATTGACTATTACAACAACTTGATCAATGAGCTTTTGTCTAAAGGAATTAAGCCATTCGCCACCATTTTCCATTGGGACACACCGCAAAGCCTTGAAGATGCTTATGGAGGGTTCCTTGGCGCGGAGATTGTGAATGATTTCCGTGATTATGCGGATATTTGTTTCAAGAATTTTGGAGATCGAGTGAAGCATTGGATGACATTGAACGAGCCATTAACAGTTGTGCAACAAGGATATGTTGCTGGTGTAATGGCTCCAGGAAGGTGTTCAAAATTCACAAACCCTAACTGCACCGCGGGAAATGGAGCTACCGAGCCTTATATTGTTGGTCACAACCTCATTCTTGCACATGGAGAAGCAGTCAAAGTAtacagagaaaaatataaggCATCTCAAAAAGGTCAAGTTGGTATCGCCTTAAACGCGGGTTGGAACTTACCTTATTCAGAATCAGCTGAAGATAGGTTAGCTGCGGCAAGAGCTATGGCCTTCACATTCGACTATTTCATGGAGCCGCTTGTAACCGGTAAATACCCGATTGACATGGTCAACTACGTAAAAGGCGGTCGCTTACCTACATTTACTGCAAAACAATCTAAAATGTTGAAGGGATCATATGATTTCATTGGCAGAAATTATTACTCATCTTCTTACGCTAAGGATGTTCCTTGCTCAAGCGAAAACGTTACATTATTCTCTGATCCTTGTGCTAGCGTCACAGGTGAAAGAGAAGGAGTGCCTATCGGTCCAAAGGCAGCATCAGATTGGCTTTTGATATATCCAAAAGGAATTCGTGATCTCCTTCTCTATGCAAAATACAAGTTCAAGGATCCTGTCATGTACATAACCGAAAATGGTAGAGATGAAGCTAGTACCGGTAAAATCGACCTTAAAGATAGTGAGAGGATCGATTACTACGCTCAACATTTGAAGATGGTTCAAGACGCTATATCAATTGGAGCCAATGTTAAGGGATTCTTTGCATGGTCTTTGCTAGATAACTTTGAATGGGCAACGGGCTACGCAGTCCGATTTGGACTAGTTTACGTAGATTTCAACGGTGGACGTAAGAGATATCCCAAAAAATCGGCAAAATGGtttaaaaagttattaaatgaaaagaaaaagaattga